One part of the Nostoc sp. PCC 7120 = FACHB-418 genome encodes these proteins:
- the aroC gene encoding chorismate synthase — protein MGNTFGHLFRITTFGESHGGGVGVVIDGCPPLLEISPEEIQLELDRRRPGQSKITTPRKEADTCEILSGVYEGKTLGTPISILVRNKDTRPQDYDEMAQKYRPSHADATYDAKYGIRNWQGGGRSSARETIGRVAAGAIAKKILRQVANVEVIGYVKRIKDLEGVVDPNTVTLDQVESNIVRCPDGELADRMIELIEQTGRQGDSIGGVVECVARNVPKGLGEPVFDKLEADIAKAVMSLPASKGFEIGSGFAGTLLTGFEHNDEYYIDENGEIRTVTNRSGGIQGGIANGENIILRVAFKPTATIRKEQKTVTREGEETLLAAKGRHDPCVLPRAVPMVEAMVALVLCDHLLRHHGQCKVL, from the coding sequence ATGGGCAATACTTTTGGACATCTGTTTCGGATCACTACTTTTGGCGAGTCACACGGTGGAGGCGTGGGGGTTGTGATTGACGGCTGTCCTCCGCTACTCGAAATTTCTCCTGAGGAAATTCAACTGGAGTTAGACCGCAGACGACCCGGACAGAGTAAGATTACAACGCCTCGTAAGGAAGCAGACACCTGTGAGATTTTGTCTGGGGTATATGAAGGCAAAACTCTGGGAACGCCAATATCAATTTTGGTGCGAAATAAAGATACTCGTCCCCAAGATTATGATGAGATGGCGCAAAAGTATCGTCCTTCCCATGCTGATGCAACTTATGATGCTAAATATGGGATTCGTAATTGGCAAGGTGGCGGTAGATCCTCAGCGCGGGAGACAATTGGTAGAGTAGCCGCAGGTGCGATCGCTAAAAAAATTCTCCGGCAAGTTGCTAATGTAGAAGTTATAGGCTACGTCAAACGTATCAAAGACTTGGAAGGTGTTGTAGATCCCAATACCGTCACCCTAGACCAAGTGGAAAGCAATATCGTTCGCTGTCCTGATGGCGAATTGGCAGACCGCATGATTGAATTAATCGAACAAACAGGTAGACAAGGTGATTCTATCGGCGGTGTAGTGGAATGCGTAGCGCGGAATGTTCCTAAAGGCTTGGGTGAACCTGTATTCGATAAGTTGGAAGCAGATATCGCCAAAGCTGTGATGTCTTTACCTGCTAGCAAAGGTTTTGAAATCGGTTCAGGTTTTGCCGGGACTCTGCTAACAGGATTTGAGCATAACGACGAATATTATATTGATGAAAACGGTGAGATTCGCACAGTAACTAACCGTTCCGGTGGGATTCAAGGCGGTATTGCCAACGGAGAGAATATCATTTTGCGAGTTGCATTTAAACCCACAGCCACGATTAGAAAAGAGCAAAAAACAGTTACTCGTGAAGGCGAAGAAACCCTATTAGCCGCCAAAGGTAGACATGATCCCTGTGTTCTACCCCGTGCAGTCCCGATGGTAGAAGCAATGGTGGCGTTGGTACTGTGCGATCATTTGTTACGCCATCATGGACAGTGTAAGGTGCTATAA
- a CDS encoding BolA family protein, which produces MITPQQVEEMIKAELPDAQVQVQDLTGGGDHYQVTVVSSQFAGKRLVQQHQLVYGALRQAMSTEAIHALALKTYTPETSK; this is translated from the coding sequence ATGATTACTCCGCAGCAGGTTGAGGAAATGATCAAGGCGGAACTGCCAGACGCGCAGGTTCAGGTGCAAGACTTGACCGGTGGCGGCGACCATTATCAGGTGACAGTAGTCTCATCGCAGTTTGCAGGTAAGAGACTTGTGCAACAGCATCAGTTAGTTTATGGTGCATTGCGGCAAGCTATGTCAACTGAAGCCATCCACGCCTTAGCATTGAAAACATACACTCCCGAAACTAGTAAATAG
- the grxD gene encoding Grx4 family monothiol glutaredoxin — translation MTQETSEKINNLITQNKIMVFMKGTKLMPQCGFSNNVVQILNTLGVPFETINVLEDQEIRQGIKEYSNWPTIPQVYINGEFIGGSDILIELYQKGELQQLVEVALAS, via the coding sequence ATGACACAGGAAACCAGCGAAAAAATTAATAATTTAATAACACAAAATAAAATTATGGTTTTCATGAAGGGAACCAAATTGATGCCTCAGTGTGGCTTCTCTAACAATGTTGTGCAGATTCTCAATACTTTGGGTGTTCCTTTTGAGACTATCAACGTTTTAGAAGACCAAGAAATTCGCCAGGGTATTAAAGAATATTCCAACTGGCCGACAATTCCCCAAGTTTATATCAATGGGGAGTTTATTGGTGGTTCCGATATTCTGATTGAACTTTACCAAAAAGGTGAGTTACAGCAATTAGTGGAAGTTGCTTTAGCTTCTTAG
- a CDS encoding MogA/MoaB family molybdenum cofactor biosynthesis protein, which yields MMKKPHPDAPGITVNCAVVTVSDTRTPETDKSGHLIQQLLIDANYTVDDYVIIPDEPAQIQLQLALLSQNSNLDAVIFNGGTGIAPRDTTYDAIEKLLEKTLPGFGEIFRYLSYQEIGSRAIASRAVAGVYKNQLIFSLPGSSNAVRLGMEKLILPELTHLVSQVRK from the coding sequence ATGATGAAAAAACCTCATCCAGATGCACCAGGAATAACGGTAAATTGTGCAGTTGTTACTGTAAGCGATACACGTACCCCAGAGACAGATAAAAGCGGTCATCTCATCCAGCAGCTATTAATTGATGCAAATTATACTGTAGATGATTACGTAATTATTCCCGATGAACCAGCGCAAATCCAATTACAGTTAGCATTATTGAGTCAGAATTCTAATTTAGATGCGGTAATTTTTAATGGTGGTACAGGTATTGCACCGAGAGATACTACTTATGATGCTATTGAAAAACTATTAGAGAAAACCCTACCCGGATTTGGGGAAATATTTAGATATTTGAGTTATCAGGAAATTGGTTCACGAGCGATCGCCTCTCGTGCAGTTGCAGGCGTATATAAAAATCAATTAATCTTCTCTCTTCCCGGTTCCAGCAACGCCGTGCGCTTAGGTATGGAAAAACTGATATTACCGGAACTCACTCACCTAGTTAGCCAAGTACGTAAATAG
- the psb28 gene encoding photosystem II reaction center protein Psb28 yields MAKIQFSRGLDEEVIPEVRLTRSRTGDTGTATFIFTNPKILDQGTTEDITGMYLIDEEGEIITREVKGKFINGRPEGLEAVYVMKSAQEWERFIRFMERYAQENDLGFSKS; encoded by the coding sequence ATGGCAAAAATCCAGTTTTCTAGAGGACTCGATGAAGAAGTAATTCCAGAAGTACGTTTGACGCGATCGCGCACAGGTGACACTGGTACAGCAACATTTATTTTTACAAACCCTAAAATTTTAGACCAAGGCACTACTGAAGATATTACCGGGATGTATTTAATTGACGAAGAAGGAGAAATCATCACCCGTGAGGTTAAGGGTAAATTTATCAATGGTAGACCTGAGGGATTAGAGGCTGTTTATGTGATGAAATCAGCCCAAGAATGGGAGCGTTTCATCAGATTTATGGAACGTTACGCCCAAGAAAACGATTTGGGATTCAGTAAATCTTAA
- a CDS encoding general stress protein: MVVGVHRRAVGVFSHRRDAEQALHELKQSGFAMDRISIIAQDADRNEEIAGSPVREKVGDKSDEGAKTGAITGGALGGLGGLLVGLGTLAIPGIGPIMLAGATATTLATTLAGAGIGAVAGGLLGGLIGLGIPEERARGYEDRVRRGHYLVIVDGTDAEIAQAEAILRRRGIEDYDIYDAPGTAAAATGVTHRDVAPTTTRQRSRRAIGVFPHRRDAEAALTELRDAGFSMNQVSLIAKDNSGNKTTGAGANLDQGNKADEGAKAGAATGGGLGALGGLLVGLGALAIPGVGPVIAGGAAATAIATTLAGGALGAAAGGIVGGLVGLGIPEDKARVYSDRFQRGDYLIIVDGTESEIQHAEAILKRRGIQEYSVFDATDLHDTHRRDVDSTITGDRVSSTVGDRVSSNVGHDTEPSVVIVDHREERI; the protein is encoded by the coding sequence ATGGTAGTAGGTGTACATAGACGCGCTGTAGGCGTATTCTCTCATCGTCGAGATGCTGAACAAGCCCTCCACGAATTGAAACAATCTGGTTTTGCGATGGATAGAATTTCCATCATTGCTCAGGATGCAGACCGGAATGAAGAAATTGCTGGTAGCCCTGTGCGAGAGAAAGTAGGTGATAAGTCTGACGAGGGTGCTAAAACAGGGGCTATTACTGGCGGTGCTTTAGGCGGATTGGGTGGTTTATTAGTTGGTCTTGGCACTCTAGCAATTCCAGGAATTGGGCCGATCATGTTAGCAGGTGCAACGGCAACAACCTTGGCTACAACCCTTGCTGGTGCTGGAATTGGTGCCGTGGCTGGTGGTCTATTGGGTGGATTGATTGGTTTAGGAATTCCAGAAGAACGAGCTAGAGGTTATGAAGACCGTGTACGCCGTGGTCACTATTTAGTCATAGTAGACGGAACTGATGCAGAAATCGCCCAAGCAGAAGCAATCCTGCGCCGTCGTGGCATAGAAGACTACGATATTTATGATGCTCCTGGAACCGCAGCAGCAGCCACTGGTGTTACTCATCGAGATGTGGCTCCCACAACAACCAGACAAAGAAGCAGAAGAGCAATTGGCGTATTTCCTCACCGTCGAGATGCCGAAGCAGCATTAACAGAATTGCGGGATGCAGGCTTCTCCATGAATCAAGTTTCCCTCATCGCTAAAGATAACAGTGGTAACAAAACCACAGGTGCAGGTGCGAACCTTGATCAAGGCAATAAAGCCGACGAAGGAGCCAAGGCTGGAGCCGCTACAGGCGGAGGTTTAGGCGCTTTAGGCGGCCTATTAGTAGGATTGGGTGCTTTGGCAATTCCCGGCGTTGGGCCAGTAATTGCGGGTGGTGCAGCCGCTACCGCGATCGCCACAACTTTAGCAGGTGGCGCTCTCGGTGCAGCCGCAGGTGGAATTGTTGGCGGACTCGTGGGCTTGGGAATCCCGGAAGACAAAGCGCGAGTTTATAGCGATCGCTTCCAAAGAGGTGACTACCTCATCATTGTTGATGGTACAGAAAGCGAAATTCAACACGCTGAGGCTATCCTCAAACGTCGCGGTATTCAAGAATACTCTGTTTTTGATGCCACTGATTTACATGATACACACCGCCGAGATGTTGATAGCACAATCACAGGCGATCGCGTTTCCTCTACTGTAGGCGATCGTGTTTCCTCTAACGTAGGTCACGACACAGAACCAAGCGTAGTGATTGTTGATCACCGCGAAGAAAGAATCTAA
- a CDS encoding BON domain-containing protein: MKKLTPLLISSLLVFGAAACQDGARTSQSAPDTTAENVQAPSAEATQAAQQDAQSEVRRDQLNADIRAREQRNNITGGDAQRAEGDLASEVRSKLEANIPNGALTVQAEDNGTVTVGGTVNNQDQLSKIEPLAKEIKGVTNVVVKAVVAPPNS, from the coding sequence ATGAAAAAGCTAACTCCTCTTCTAATTAGTTCTTTACTAGTGTTTGGTGCTGCGGCTTGTCAAGATGGTGCAAGAACCAGTCAATCTGCACCCGATACTACAGCAGAAAATGTACAAGCACCTTCTGCGGAAGCAACCCAAGCTGCTCAACAAGACGCTCAGAGCGAGGTTCGTAGAGATCAACTCAATGCCGATATCCGCGCCCGCGAACAACGCAACAATATTACTGGCGGCGATGCACAAAGAGCTGAAGGTGATTTAGCTAGCGAAGTTCGTTCCAAATTAGAGGCGAATATACCTAATGGTGCATTAACAGTCCAAGCAGAAGATAATGGTACTGTCACTGTTGGCGGAACTGTCAACAACCAAGACCAGTTGTCTAAAATTGAACCTTTAGCCAAAGAAATTAAAGGTGTCACCAACGTAGTTGTCAAAGCAGTTGTTGCTCCCCCAAACAGTTAA
- a CDS encoding CAAD domain-containing protein, whose product METEQKQPESLNTEVSQGTIALSSAGQSNLPQLPPATATTPEWQQITNQVTDFLAELPEYLGSFYQQYSRSILTVLLILAALVTLKVVLALLGAINGIPLLAPFFELIGLSYSTWFTFRYLIKSSTRQELTAEIRTLKSQVFGE is encoded by the coding sequence ATGGAAACCGAACAAAAGCAACCGGAATCCTTAAATACCGAAGTATCTCAGGGAACAATAGCACTGTCTAGTGCAGGACAAAGCAACCTACCTCAATTACCACCAGCTACAGCAACTACTCCTGAGTGGCAGCAAATTACTAATCAAGTAACGGATTTTTTGGCAGAACTTCCCGAATATTTAGGCAGTTTCTATCAACAATACAGCCGCTCTATTCTCACCGTTTTGCTTATCTTAGCGGCACTTGTCACCTTAAAAGTGGTACTAGCTTTATTAGGTGCAATCAATGGTATCCCCTTGCTAGCCCCCTTCTTTGAGTTGATTGGCCTTAGTTACTCAACATGGTTTACTTTCCGTTATCTCATCAAGTCCTCGACTCGCCAAGAATTAACCGCCGAAATTAGGACACTGAAATCTCAAGTTTTTGGGGAATAA
- a CDS encoding DevA family ABC transporter ATP-binding protein yields the protein MLKVISVRNLDHYFGNGSLRKQVLFNINLEINAGEIVILTGPSGSGKTTLLNLVGGLRSPQSGSLRVLGQELYGASAERLVQARRRNGYIFQGHNLHGSLTALQNVKMGLELHQYIESAELEICAIQILEQVGLGNHLHYYPDQLSGGQKQRVAIARALVSHPQLVLADEPTASLDSQSGRDVVNLMQKLAHEKGSTILMVTHDHRILNIADRIVQMEDGKLLSPTPAVIS from the coding sequence ATGCTGAAAGTCATTTCCGTTCGGAATCTTGACCACTACTTTGGTAATGGTTCACTGCGTAAGCAAGTTTTATTTAATATCAACTTAGAAATTAATGCTGGTGAAATCGTCATTTTGACTGGGCCTTCTGGTTCCGGTAAAACTACCTTACTTAACTTAGTGGGGGGATTGAGATCACCCCAGTCAGGTAGTTTACGAGTGCTGGGACAAGAATTGTATGGTGCTAGTGCAGAAAGATTGGTGCAGGCACGACGGCGTAACGGTTATATTTTTCAAGGGCATAACCTGCATGGTAGTTTAACCGCACTGCAAAATGTCAAAATGGGGTTAGAACTACACCAATACATTGAATCAGCAGAATTAGAAATTTGTGCAATCCAAATTTTGGAACAGGTGGGATTAGGAAACCATCTGCATTACTACCCTGATCAACTGTCTGGGGGACAAAAACAAAGGGTAGCGATCGCCCGTGCTTTAGTCAGCCATCCACAACTTGTGTTAGCAGATGAACCGACAGCATCCCTAGACAGTCAATCGGGACGAGATGTAGTTAACTTAATGCAAAAACTCGCTCACGAAAAAGGCAGTACAATCCTTATGGTTACTCATGATCACCGTATTTTAAATATTGCTGATCGAATTGTCCAGATGGAAGATGGTAAACTCTTGAGTCCCACTCCTGCCGTAATTAGCTAA
- the devC gene encoding ABC transporter permease DevC: MFQQLRRRTPLGWLQLSHERSRLLVALSGIAFADLLMFMQLGFQAALYDSNTTLHRSLQADIIVIGSQTRNLQRISTFSRRRLYQAMDVPGVKSAEAMYVSNMLWKNPQTRRDTEILVIGINPDRPAVDFPEVNQKLSEIKLPDTVIFDRASRGDYQQTIAQLEQGQTVKTELERRTVTITGLFKLGASFSADGTLITSDQNFLRLFPRQPASSVSVGLIQLESKANRQQVAAALKSRLSQDVKVLTHDEFIEFENNFWRTNSPIGFIFSIGVSMGFVVGVIIVYQVLSTDVNTHLREYATFKAIGYRHYYLLGVIFEEAVILALLGFLPGLSVSLGLYHLTRTATNLPMYMTVIRALQVLILTIIMCAISGAIATRKLQAADPAEMF, encoded by the coding sequence ATGTTTCAACAATTGCGGCGACGAACTCCTTTAGGATGGCTGCAACTGAGCCATGAAAGAAGTCGGCTTTTAGTAGCATTGTCAGGTATTGCTTTTGCTGACTTGCTAATGTTTATGCAGCTTGGGTTTCAAGCTGCGCTGTATGACAGTAACACTACATTACATCGCAGTTTGCAGGCTGATATTATCGTCATCGGTTCTCAAACGCGGAACTTACAACGCATTTCTACGTTTTCACGTCGGCGACTTTACCAAGCAATGGATGTCCCAGGAGTGAAGTCAGCAGAGGCGATGTATGTGAGTAATATGCTGTGGAAAAATCCTCAGACACGCCGTGATACGGAAATTTTGGTCATTGGGATTAATCCCGATAGACCAGCTGTGGACTTTCCTGAAGTTAATCAAAAACTATCAGAAATTAAGTTACCGGATACCGTTATATTTGACCGTGCGTCTAGAGGTGATTACCAACAAACCATCGCCCAACTAGAACAAGGACAAACAGTTAAAACCGAACTAGAACGGCGTACAGTGACTATTACTGGTTTATTTAAACTAGGGGCTTCTTTCAGCGCTGACGGTACTTTGATTACCAGTGATCAAAACTTCTTGCGCTTGTTTCCGCGACAGCCAGCTTCTAGCGTCAGTGTGGGTTTGATTCAGTTGGAATCTAAGGCGAATCGCCAACAGGTAGCAGCAGCCTTAAAATCTCGTCTCTCGCAAGATGTGAAAGTGCTGACACACGACGAATTTATCGAATTTGAAAATAACTTTTGGCGCACTAACTCCCCCATAGGATTTATTTTCAGCATCGGGGTGTCAATGGGCTTTGTAGTTGGTGTGATTATTGTGTATCAAGTCTTGTCTACTGATGTTAATACTCACTTGCGAGAGTACGCCACCTTCAAAGCCATCGGCTATCGCCATTATTATCTACTAGGTGTGATCTTTGAAGAAGCCGTAATTTTAGCATTACTGGGCTTTCTTCCCGGCTTATCAGTCTCCTTGGGACTTTACCACCTCACTCGCACTGCCACAAACTTACCCATGTACATGACAGTCATCCGGGCATTGCAAGTATTAATCCTCACAATCATTATGTGTGCAATTTCAGGAGCGATCGCCACCCGTAAACTTCAAGCCGCCGATCCAGCCGAAATGTTTTAA
- a CDS encoding ABC exporter membrane fusion protein, with translation MQNSKLDRSISPQSILRPAIFLACFASFVAIGISFYIGLNFREASNQKVQAPGALLPELKTVTALGRIEPKGKVIKLSATTSSEGSRVEQLLVKEGDRVKPGQLIAILDSRDRLKAALKEAQEQVKVAQANLNRTQAGAKGGEIAAQMATIAKLEAEGRGNIAAQLATVARLQAEVRNATAENQRYQTLYQQGAVSASEGDRQRLNLETAQKTLQEAQADLQRIQTTSQQQLQQAKATLAQITEVRGVDVEAAKAEVNRAIAAMNQAKVHLQQAYVRWPKELRGSSPQDAQVFEIHTHPGELVSTDGIVDIGQTNQMYVVAEVYESDISRVKPGQKVRIIGDYLPVEMQGTVERKGLQIRRQNVVNTDPASNIDNRVVEVHIRLDPTSSQKAADLTNMQVKAVIEL, from the coding sequence GTGCAGAATTCAAAGCTCGACCGTTCAATTTCTCCTCAATCGATTTTACGTCCAGCGATTTTTTTAGCTTGTTTTGCATCGTTTGTTGCCATAGGAATCAGTTTTTATATAGGGTTAAATTTTCGGGAAGCATCTAATCAAAAGGTACAAGCACCGGGGGCATTGTTACCAGAGCTAAAAACGGTTACAGCTTTAGGACGAATTGAACCAAAGGGGAAAGTAATTAAACTCTCGGCGACTACATCTAGTGAAGGTAGTCGGGTAGAACAACTGTTAGTTAAAGAGGGGGATAGGGTAAAACCGGGACAATTAATTGCGATTTTAGATAGCCGCGATCGCTTAAAAGCTGCTTTAAAAGAAGCCCAAGAACAAGTAAAAGTAGCCCAAGCCAACCTCAACCGTACCCAAGCTGGAGCGAAAGGAGGAGAAATTGCGGCTCAAATGGCCACAATTGCCAAGTTAGAGGCGGAAGGTAGAGGTAATATTGCGGCTCAACTAGCTACTGTAGCGCGATTACAAGCCGAAGTCAGAAACGCCACAGCCGAAAACCAACGCTATCAAACCCTATATCAACAAGGCGCTGTTTCCGCTTCCGAGGGCGATCGCCAGCGCTTAAACTTAGAAACTGCCCAAAAAACCCTCCAAGAAGCCCAAGCCGACTTGCAGCGCATCCAAACCACCAGCCAACAACAACTGCAACAAGCCAAAGCCACATTAGCACAAATCACCGAAGTTCGTGGCGTAGATGTAGAAGCTGCTAAAGCCGAAGTTAATCGCGCCATAGCCGCCATGAACCAAGCAAAAGTGCATTTACAACAAGCCTACGTGCGATGGCCGAAAGAGTTGAGAGGGTCATCACCTCAAGATGCTCAAGTGTTTGAGATTCACACCCATCCAGGGGAATTAGTCTCTACTGATGGCATTGTTGATATTGGACAAACAAACCAAATGTACGTAGTCGCCGAAGTCTACGAAAGCGATATCAGCAGAGTCAAACCAGGGCAAAAAGTAAGAATTATCGGTGATTATTTACCTGTAGAAATGCAGGGAACCGTCGAACGCAAAGGCTTACAGATACGGCGGCAAAATGTAGTCAACACCGACCCTGCAAGCAATATTGATAACCGAGTAGTAGAAGTCCACATTCGTTTAGATCCTACTTCTAGCCAAAAAGCTGCTGATTTAACAAATATGCAGGTTAAAGCAGTTATTGAACTGTGA
- a CDS encoding TetR/AcrR family transcriptional regulator produces the protein MARPKIGETDRSNSTDKVEKILQGAMQEFLANGYAATSMDKVAEAAGVSKATVYSHFQDKEGLFKALIEKLAKKRFQTILGTQALQGDPYIVLRRLAKTALHQMIDDPEYQSFERLLIGESARFPGLAQIFIGSIAKPAIETISKYIASRPELNIPDPEATARILIGSLVHFVMTQEIMHGKDIMPMESDRLIDALTHLIINCAE, from the coding sequence ATGGCACGCCCAAAAATTGGGGAAACAGATCGTTCAAATTCTACCGATAAAGTTGAGAAGATTCTGCAAGGTGCGATGCAGGAATTTTTAGCCAACGGCTATGCTGCCACTAGTATGGATAAAGTAGCGGAAGCGGCTGGGGTTTCCAAAGCAACAGTATATAGTCACTTTCAAGATAAAGAAGGTTTATTTAAAGCATTAATAGAGAAACTGGCCAAAAAACGCTTCCAGACAATTTTGGGAACTCAAGCCTTGCAAGGGGACCCTTATATAGTGCTGAGAAGGTTAGCGAAAACAGCCTTACATCAGATGATAGACGATCCAGAATATCAGTCATTTGAGCGCTTGTTGATTGGTGAGTCAGCACGTTTTCCAGGGTTGGCGCAGATTTTTATCGGTAGCATTGCCAAGCCAGCCATCGAAACCATTAGTAAATATATAGCTTCTCGTCCTGAACTCAACATCCCCGATCCAGAAGCTACAGCCAGAATTTTGATTGGTTCATTAGTGCATTTTGTGATGACACAAGAGATTATGCACGGTAAAGATATTATGCCAATGGAGAGCGATCGCCTAATTGATGCCCTAACACACCTAATTATTAACTGTGCTGAGTAA
- a CDS encoding DUF6745 domain-containing protein, producing MLNMMSGGRVPKKRSQQHPKENHQPVSPQMARKLILEHRAWEGIRVLGHLDLSGATELCNLPENLTCESLDISGCVNLVNLPPGLHVTRWIELAGSGITSLGVGHGFVLRWRGVEVSDYIAFESQSITGQDILKIENVELRRVLIERLGYETFLQQVGGLVRDRDKDAGGERQLVYIPFEDDEALMVLKVTCPSTGHIHILRVPPQMQSCHQAAAWVAGFSNPDDYHPLIEA from the coding sequence ATGCTGAACATGATGTCAGGGGGGCGTGTCCCGAAGAAGCGATCGCAACAACACCCCAAGGAAAATCATCAGCCTGTATCGCCTCAAATGGCGCGAAAACTCATCCTTGAACACCGTGCATGGGAGGGGATACGCGTTTTAGGACATCTGGATTTAAGCGGTGCGACAGAGCTTTGCAATTTACCAGAAAATCTTACCTGTGAAAGTCTAGATATTAGTGGCTGTGTGAACTTAGTCAATCTCCCCCCAGGTCTTCATGTCACCCGTTGGATTGAGTTGGCTGGAAGTGGAATTACAAGTTTAGGGGTGGGACATGGTTTCGTGTTGCGCTGGCGAGGTGTAGAGGTCAGCGATTACATAGCCTTTGAATCTCAGTCCATCACCGGGCAAGATATCCTTAAAATCGAGAACGTTGAGCTGCGACGAGTATTGATTGAGCGTCTGGGATACGAAACATTTTTGCAGCAAGTGGGGGGATTAGTACGCGATCGCGACAAAGATGCTGGCGGGGAACGCCAACTAGTGTACATCCCCTTTGAAGATGATGAAGCTCTCATGGTCTTAAAGGTCACTTGTCCCTCAACAGGACACATTCACATCCTGCGCGTCCCTCCCCAGATGCAGAGTTGCCATCAAGCAGCAGCCTGGGTGGCTGGTTTTAGTAACCCAGACGACTATCACCCCCTGATAGAGGCTTAA